CACTTTGTTTCCATAACGGTTGTAGATTTCCAAAGTGAACTTTGGATACAATTGCGCCAGGTTATTAATTTCAAACGTATCGTTTATGCCATCATCGTTTGGCGAGAATCCATCCGGAATTTTAATATCAGGACAGCCTGATAAATCAACTTGAACCGGAAGTCTAGTTCCGCTTTCACAACCACTGGCTGCTACTGCTGCCGCGTAATAAGTAGTGCCATCAACTAATAAATCATTTTCGTCATAAGCTGTGCCACCGGTTGGGGCATCATACCAAATGACCGTTTGTCCGAGAATAGGAACAATGTTAGCTGTCAAATTAAGCACCTTAGGATTATCATCATCACAGAAAATGAATCCGTCTGGTAGTAAGGTTGGAGGTGCTAAAGTGGCCACGGCAAAATTGGCTGCTACTGGGGCTGTCAATGGACCGCTACAACCTGTAGTGGCATAGGTAATCGAAGTAACTGTAATAGTTGTAGCTCCGTCTGCTGTCAAACTAGCACCCGGAATAATTACAGTTGCTGTTCCGTTTACAAAGGCTACGGTAGTACTAACGGCTGTTGCTGAGTTAGCCCCGGAAAGGTCATAAAGAATAGTATAATTCCCATCCGGTAAATTAGTGGCTCCGGATATTGTGGCAGCACTGTCAGAAGCAAGACAAGTATCTTGTGCCGTGATAAGTGCTCCCGTTGGATCGGGAATAGCATTGACTGCAAAAGTAGCCAAAGCCGTTTCTGCCGGGTTGGTACATCCGGTAAGCGATATGATACCAATTACGGTCATCGAGTAATTTCCTGTAAGAGGGAACATTGATGCCGGGAAACTAAATGTTCCAACGCCTCCAATCACAGTAACATTAGCTGTCGTTCCCGTTGAAGGACTTGGCCCCTGAATGGCATAGTTAAATTGGTAAACGGCATCCGGTAATCCGGTTGCATTCGCAATATTGACTACCACAGGACTTCCGAAACAAACACTTGGAATTGTTAAGTTGGTAGCATCTAAATCGGCCAAAGGCTTAACTAATAAATTTACCGGAACATTAATCAAACTAAAACAAGTTGTCGTAGTATCGGTTATATTGGTAAACGTAATTACTGTCAATCCTGAATTTGGCAGTGCCGCACTTGGTATAACAAAACTGCCCGTTCCACCGGAAATAGTTACAGTAGTCACTTGACCTGCTAAAGGGTTAACACCGGTTAAATCATAATTTAAGGTATAAACTCCATCGGTCATTCCATTGAAATTAACAATACCGTTAGCCCCAATACAAATAGAGGCTGCTGTTAGGTTTAGCGTTGTCAGTTTCGGACTTGCCAAAACGTTGAATTGTACCACTTCGGTATCAGCGGCACATCCACCATTATTGGCAGTATACGTATAGGAATAAGTACCAGTAGCAAAGGTTACAATATTTATTGGCGAAGTTACTACCGTGTTAGTACTGTCTGTCCATGTGCCTCCTAAATCCTGACCGGTTAATAGTGTATTTAAATCTATAACTCCTACTGATGAACAAACAGAAGATATTGGCGTAACAAATGTTCCGGCATTGTTTAGGTTGACTACATTGAATGAAGTCGCAGCATCTTCACTGGCATTGGAACACCCTGATGCTGCTGTTATGGTATTTATGGTAATCGAATAATTATTGGCTGTTGCAAATACTGCTCCCGGAATAGTAAACGAACCATTACCTCCTGCAAAAGTTACAATTCCTGAATTTCCTGTAGTTGGATTTCCGGTTGGAATTGTATAATCAAATTGGTAATTACCATCCGGAAGATTAATAGCATTGGTTATAGTAACTGTAGCATCACTACCAATACAAACTGTGGCTACTGAGATATTGGTGTCATCCAATTGTGCTACCGGGTTGATTAGAATTGTAGCCGATACATTGGTTAAAGCTGATTGACAAGTTGTGGTAGTGTTTTGAATATTGGTAAACGTAATAGTCGTTGAGCCTGTCGCCGGTACAGTAGCTGTTGGAATAATAAAGCTTGCTGTTCCGCTGGTTACAGTTACCGTTACGGTTTGATTCGCTGCAACGTTACTTCCGGTTAAATCGTAATTCAAGGTATAAGTTCCGTCAACCATTCCCGATAAATTCACTGTAACATCATTGGCGATACAAACCTGAGGTATTAAAATATTGGTGTTATCAATTGTTGGATTGGCTAAAATTTCAAAACTAACTATGGTTGGGTCGCTGCTTCCGCAATCGTTACTTACCATATAATAGTACGAATAAGTTCCGGCAGCAAACGTTGAAACATCTACGGGATTAGTGATTGGATTATCACTCATATCATACCACAATCCGGTAGAGTCGGCATTTTGCAATAAAGTATTTAAATCTATAGTATCAACTGCATTACATACAGGGCTACCTGCGACAAATGTTCCTGCATTTGGTAAAGGAACTACCGTTACGGTTACAACAGCCGTATCAGCAATACAAGATGGTGCTCCACCGCTTACGGTATAAGTAAAGTGATAAACGCCTGCCGTTACTGCAGAGGGGTTAAAAATCGTTCCCGTTAAAGCTCCGGTAGCATCGTCATCAGCAAATGTCCCTACACCTTGCGTACCATCTAATAAGTTTATTAAGTCTATTCCTGCACTATCAATACAAACACTAGTTGGACCTCCATCTGCACCTGCGTTTGGTGTTTCTAAAACATCAAAAGTAACCACCGTAGGATCACTGCTTCCGCAATCGTTGCTCACCATATAATAGAACGAATAAGTTCCGGCCGTAAGCGTTGAAACATCTATAGGATTGGTTATTTCATTATCATTCATATCATACCACAAACCGGCGGCATCGGCATTTTGTAATAAAGTCATTAAATCAAGAGTGCCCAATGCACTACAAATTTGAGTACCTGCTATAGCTGTTCCAGCATTTGGCAGTGGAACTACCGTTACGGTTACAACTGCCGTATCTGTGGTACATGGTACCGGTCCACCCGTTACAGTATAAGTAAAATGGTAAACTCCCGGCAACATTAATGATGGATTGAAAATCGTTCCGCTTAAAGCGCCGGTGCTATCATCATCACTAAATGTTCCTGCGCCTTGAGTACCGTCTAAGAAGTTTATCAAATCTAATCCGGTGCTGTCGATACAAACACTAGTTGGGCCTCCGCCGCCGGCATTTGGCGCTTGTAACACTATTATAGAAACAATAGCTGAAGCCGGTGTACATCCTTGACCACCAACAACTGTATAAGTATAATCTCCTGATAGTCCGGTAGTCGGGTCAAACATATTTGATACTACGGCATTTGATGAATCAGTCCATACCCCACCTGTTTGTGGGGTTCCGCCTAAAAGAGTAAATAAATCAACCGGCACTCCATTGGTACAAAGCGTTTTTGAAGAGCCAATTCCTGCATCCGGAACCGGTGTTATCGCTACCGTTATTACTGCCACATCATTATCGCATGGATTAATACCCGTTAATGTATAGGTGTAATCTCCAGCCGGATCAACAGCCGGGTCAAAAACACCGGTAACAACAACATTGGATGGATTTGTCCAAACTCCTCCAGGTTGTGCGTTAACTCCTAATTGTGTAAATAAATCATAAGGAACACTATTGGCACAAATCGGGAAAGGTCCGCTAACCCCAGCCTCAGGACCAGGTGTTATAGTAACGGTAATAGTTGCTATATCATCAGCACACGGAGGTATTCCGGCAACAGTATAGGTATAATTTCCATTAGCAGCAGTAGCAGGATTTAAAATATTAGAAATAACCGTATTTGATGGGTCTCTCCAGACACCTCCCGTTTGTGGTGTTCCGTTTAATGATACAAATAAATCGACCGGATTTTGATTAGAACAAAGCGGTAAAACACGATCATCACCTGCATCAGGTACCGGATTAACTGTTATCTGAATTGATTCTGAATCGGTTGTACACGGAGCAATTCCGGTCACTGTATAGGTATAAGTATTCGATAAATCGACTGCCGGATCAAACAAACTGGTACCACTTGCCAAAGCCGGAGACCAAACTCCATTTGTTTGAGCTGTTGCTCCTAATAAAGTAACTAAATCAAAAGAGGTATCTGATTTACAAACTGAAATAGGTCCGGGACTTACCCCTGCATTGGGCTGAGGATTCACTGTTAAAGTGACCGTTTGACCTAATAGCTTGGTACAACTTGGCAAACCTGATGTAGTAACACTTACTAAAGTTATAGTAGTATCAACAGTGAAAGTCCCAACCAGTGTTGCATTTCCTGCTGCGTCTAGAACTATGGTTTGATTGCCACCGCCGTTTATAGTATAAGTCACTGTAGCATTTGGTGTACCTGTGAAGGTTGCCGTTGCATTGGTATTAGCACAAATAACAGATGAGCTTAAACTTACCGAAGCTGTTGGATCGATTACAGTTAACGTAATGATTTGTCCTAATAACTTGGTACAACTTGGCACGCCTGATGTTGTTATACTTACTAAAGTTACGGTTGTATTTGCAGTATAAGTCCCTGGTAAAGTAGCGTTTCCTGTTGCGTCTAATACTATTGTTTGATTACCACCACCATTTATAGTATAAGTTACAGTAGCGTTTGGCGTTCCGGTGAAGGTTAAATCCGAACTTGTATTGGCACAGATAACCGGTTGACTGAAACTGGCTGTTGCTGTTGGATTGATTACGGTTAAGGTAACGGTTTGTCCTAATACTTTAGTACAACTTGGCACACCGGCTGTCGTTACATTTACCAATGTTATGGTTGTATCAGCAGTATAAGTCCCCGATAAAGTGGCGGCACCTGCTGCATCTAACACTATAGTTTGATTGCCACCACCATTTATAGTATAAGTCACTGTTGCGTTTGGTGTACCGGTAAACACTAAATCAGTACTTGTATTAGCACAGATTACGGGTTGACTGAAACTGGCTGAAGCAGTAGGATCGATTACGGTTAAGGTAACTGTTTCAGTTAATAATTTAGTACAGCTTGGCAGACCGGCCGTAGTTACACTTACTAAAGTTATGGTTGTATTTATTGCATAAGTACCTGGAAAAGTAGCTGTTCCTGCTCCATTTAAAACGACAGTTTGATTGCCACCACCATTTACGGTATACGTTACTGTGGCATTTGGGGTTCCGGTAAAGGTTAAATCTGCATTAGTATTGGCGCAAATTGTTGGCGAATCAAAACTAACACTAGCCGTTGGGTCGATTACTGTTAGGGTAACTATTTGTCCCAATAATTTAGTACAGCTTGGCACACCTGATGTCGTTACACTTACTAAAGTCACCGTCGTATCTACAGTATAAGTTCCGGATAAAGTGGCGTTTCCTGTAGCATCTAATACTATGGTTTGATTAGCCCCACCATTAATAGTATAAGTTACCGTGGCATTTGGTGTACCGGTAAACACTAAATCTGAATTGGTATTAGCACATATTACAGGTTGACTGAAACTGGCTGTTGCTGTTGGGTCGATTACCGTTAAAGCAACCGTTTGTCCTAATACTTTAGTACAACTCGGTGCGCCGGCTGTGGTTACACTGACTAAAGTTACAATTGTATTTACAGCATAAGTACCCGGTAAAGTGGCGGTTCCTGCTGCATCTAACACTATCGTTTGATTACCTCCTCCGTTTATGGTATATGTTACTGTTGCATTTGGTGTACCGGTAAACACTAAATCCGAATTGGTGTTAGCACAAATTACCGGTAAACTAAAACTGGCACTAGCCGTTGGATCAATTACCGTCAAGATAACGGTTTGTCCTAATAATTTAGTACAACTTGGT
Above is a genomic segment from Flavobacterium phycosphaerae containing:
- a CDS encoding gliding motility-associated C-terminal domain-containing protein, with the protein product MRITTLVKKYCFNAILLLFFFGISSTVSAQCPTIANANQSFCDTQSPIVGSLVATDTGGGIRWYTTSTGGTPLSNSFALNDGVYYADDIAGDCPTRPSVTVTIYSKPTAVLGSIQFCQASTVADLAPYVIGNQIKWYATSTGGSVLASSTPLVSGATYFASQTNPDTGCETSRKGFSVTITIVPTPTGDSTPTFCSASNPLVADLDANGTNLLWYLTSTSGIELDSFTPLVDGQTYYAESNVGNCPSPTRLAVTVTIEVPNNAGSSGQFAICEDIVPSTAPFDLFDFLGDSPDTVGTWTGPLATSNGYQGTVDVSTMTPSGSPYVFTYSVSTSAACSVAQETVTITIIQSPVASVSFNPPVICANTNSDLLFTGTPNATVTYNINGGGNQTIVLNGSGNATLSGTYAVDTTVNLVSVKTATLPGCVKAVGQIVTLTVIDPTASASFSQPVICANTNADLTFTGTPNATVTYTINGGANQTIVLDATGNATLSGTYTVDTTVTLVSVTTAGLPTCTKLLGQTLTLTVIDPIASASFSPLVICANTNADLIFTGTPNATVTYTIDGGASQTIVLDAAGTATLSGTYAVNTTVTLVSVTTAGVPSCAKLLGQTITLTVIDPTATASFSLPVICANTNSDLVFTGTPNATVTYTINGGGNQTIVLDAAGTAALPGTYTADTTITLVSVTTAGAPSCTKLLGQTVTLTVIDPTASASFSLPVICANTNSDLVFTGTPNATVTYTINGGGNQTIVLDATGTATLSGTYTVNTTVILVSVTTAGVPSCTKVLGQTVTLTVIDPTATASFSPLVICANTNSILTFTGTPNATVTYTINGGGNQTIVLDASGTATLPGSYTINTTVTLVSVTTAGVPSCTKLLGQTVILTVIDPTASASFSLPVICANTNSDLVFTGTPNATVTYTINGGGNQTIVLDAAGTATLPGTYAVNTIVTLVSVTTAGAPSCTKVLGQTVALTVIDPTATASFSQPVICANTNSDLVFTGTPNATVTYTINGGANQTIVLDATGNATLSGTYTVDTTVTLVSVTTSGVPSCTKLLGQIVTLTVIDPTASVSFDSPTICANTNADLTFTGTPNATVTYTVNGGGNQTVVLNGAGTATFPGTYAINTTITLVSVTTAGLPSCTKLLTETVTLTVIDPTASASFSQPVICANTSTDLVFTGTPNATVTYTINGGGNQTIVLDAAGAATLSGTYTADTTITLVNVTTAGVPSCTKVLGQTVTLTVINPTATASFSQPVICANTSSDLTFTGTPNATVTYTINGGGNQTIVLDATGNATLPGTYTANTTVTLVSITTSGVPSCTKLLGQIITLTVIDPTASVSLSSSVICANTNATATFTGTPNATVTYTINGGGNQTIVLDAAGNATLVGTFTVDTTITLVSVTTSGLPSCTKLLGQTVTLTVNPQPNAGVSPGPISVCKSDTSFDLVTLLGATAQTNGVWSPALASGTSLFDPAVDLSNTYTYTVTGIAPCTTDSESIQITVNPVPDAGDDRVLPLCSNQNPVDLFVSLNGTPQTGGVWRDPSNTVISNILNPATAANGNYTYTVAGIPPCADDIATITVTITPGPEAGVSGPFPICANSVPYDLFTQLGVNAQPGGVWTNPSNVVVTGVFDPAVDPAGDYTYTLTGINPCDNDVAVITVAITPVPDAGIGSSKTLCTNGVPVDLFTLLGGTPQTGGVWTDSSNAVVSNMFDPTTGLSGDYTYTVVGGQGCTPASAIVSIIVLQAPNAGGGGPTSVCIDSTGLDLINFLDGTQGAGTFSDDDSTGALSGTIFNPSLMLPGVYHFTYTVTGGPVPCTTDTAVVTVTVVPLPNAGTAIAGTQICSALGTLDLMTLLQNADAAGLWYDMNDNEITNPIDVSTLTAGTYSFYYMVSNDCGSSDPTVVTFDVLETPNAGADGGPTSVCIDSAGIDLINLLDGTQGVGTFADDDATGALTGTIFNPSAVTAGVYHFTYTVSGGAPSCIADTAVVTVTVVPLPNAGTFVAGSPVCNAVDTIDLNTLLQNADSTGLWYDMSDNPITNPVDVSTFAAGTYSYYYMVSNDCGSSDPTIVSFEILANPTIDNTNILIPQVCIANDVTVNLSGMVDGTYTLNYDLTGSNVAANQTVTVTVTSGTASFIIPTATVPATGSTTITFTNIQNTTTTCQSALTNVSATILINPVAQLDDTNISVATVCIGSDATVTITNAINLPDGNYQFDYTIPTGNPTTGNSGIVTFAGGNGSFTIPGAVFATANNYSITINTITAASGCSNASEDAATSFNVVNLNNAGTFVTPISSVCSSVGVIDLNTLLTGQDLGGTWTDSTNTVVTSPINIVTFATGTYSYTYTANNGGCAADTEVVQFNVLASPKLTTLNLTAASICIGANGIVNFNGMTDGVYTLNYDLTGVNPLAGQVTTVTISGGTGSFVIPSAALPNSGLTVITFTNITDTTTTCFSLINVPVNLLVKPLADLDATNLTIPSVCFGSPVVVNIANATGLPDAVYQFNYAIQGPSPSTGTTANVTVIGGVGTFSFPASMFPLTGNYSMTVIGIISLTGCTNPAETALATFAVNAIPDPTGALITAQDTCLASDSAATISGATNLPDGNYTILYDLSGANSATAVSTTVAFVNGTATVIIPGASLTADGATTITVTSITYATTGCSGPLTAPVAANFAVATLAPPTLLPDGFIFCDDDNPKVLNLTANIVPILGQTVIWYDAPTGGTAYDENDLLVDGTTYYAAAVAASGCESGTRLPVQVDLSGCPDIKIPDGFSPNDDGINDTFEINNLAQLYPKFTLEIYNRYGNKVYQGDINTPNWNGTTTEKGLNLGDNLLPTGVYFFIINFNDGARKPYQDRVYLSR